Proteins from a single region of Gordonia hongkongensis:
- a CDS encoding GntP family permease, which yields MSPTTTILAASTDLPQPVAPGWQLIVAALAGIAVIVVAITIAKVHPFLALVGGGATVGIVAGESIPTVLESFTAGFGTTAAGVGILIALGAMFAKLLADSGGADEIVDTIVGHASPRMLPWAMALVGAIIGLPMFFEIGLVLLMPVIYLVARRSGLGLIPIGIPALAGLSAMHGFVPPHPGPLVAIDALGADLGMTLGLGVLVAIPTIIVSGPLFGVLAGRWVTVEAPTTFDVDPSDGPTTKRPSFAITMFSVLLPVVLMLGKALAEIFIADEDQPVRKVLDILGTPLIALLIAVIVAMFTLGRGSGMDRETISKCTGAALPAIAGILLIVSAGGGFKEVLVDTGIGTLLADWATGANVSVLLLAWTLAALIRLATGSATVATITASSLILGLVDGMGSGELSLVVLAIGAGSVFLSHVNDAGFWLVKEYFGMTVGQTFKTWSMMETVLSVTGLIVVLALGLVI from the coding sequence ATGTCGCCGACCACCACGATTCTCGCCGCGAGCACAGATCTGCCGCAGCCGGTCGCGCCCGGCTGGCAACTCATCGTCGCGGCGCTGGCGGGTATCGCCGTCATCGTCGTGGCGATCACGATCGCCAAGGTCCATCCCTTCCTCGCGTTGGTGGGCGGCGGCGCGACCGTCGGCATCGTCGCGGGTGAGTCGATCCCGACGGTCCTCGAGTCGTTCACCGCCGGATTCGGCACCACCGCAGCGGGAGTCGGCATCCTGATCGCACTCGGCGCCATGTTCGCCAAGCTGCTGGCCGACTCCGGTGGTGCCGACGAGATCGTGGACACGATCGTCGGTCACGCCTCACCGCGGATGCTGCCGTGGGCGATGGCGCTCGTCGGCGCCATCATCGGTCTGCCGATGTTCTTCGAGATCGGTCTCGTTCTCTTGATGCCGGTGATCTACCTGGTGGCCCGACGCTCGGGTCTCGGCCTGATACCGATCGGCATCCCCGCACTGGCCGGGTTGTCGGCGATGCACGGGTTCGTCCCGCCGCATCCCGGCCCGCTCGTGGCGATCGACGCCCTCGGCGCGGATCTCGGCATGACACTCGGACTCGGTGTGCTGGTTGCCATCCCGACCATCATCGTGTCGGGGCCGCTCTTCGGCGTGCTCGCCGGGCGATGGGTGACGGTCGAGGCCCCGACGACCTTCGACGTCGATCCGTCCGACGGCCCGACCACCAAGCGACCGTCCTTCGCGATCACCATGTTCAGCGTCCTGCTGCCCGTCGTGCTGATGCTCGGCAAGGCACTCGCCGAGATCTTCATCGCCGACGAGGACCAGCCCGTGCGCAAGGTCCTCGACATCCTCGGCACGCCCCTCATCGCGCTGCTCATCGCGGTGATCGTCGCGATGTTCACCCTCGGCCGTGGTTCCGGGATGGACCGCGAGACGATCTCCAAATGCACGGGCGCGGCCCTGCCCGCGATCGCGGGCATCCTGCTGATCGTCTCCGCGGGTGGCGGATTCAAGGAAGTTCTCGTCGACACCGGCATCGGCACCCTGCTCGCCGACTGGGCGACCGGCGCGAACGTCTCGGTGCTCCTGCTGGCCTGGACGCTCGCGGCACTGATCCGCCTGGCGACCGGATCGGCGACCGTTGCCACGATCACCGCGTCGTCGCTGATCTTGGGCCTGGTCGACGGGATGGGTTCGGGAGAACTCTCGCTGGTCGTCCTGGCGATCGGTGCCGGGTCGGTGTTCCTGTCCCACGTCAACGACGCCGGTTTCTGGCTGGTCAAGGAGTACTTCGGGATGACCGTCGGACAGACCTTCAAGACCTGGTCGATGATGGAGACGGTCCTCTCGGTGACCGGATTGATCGTGGTACTCGCACTCGGCTTGGTCATCTGA
- a CDS encoding IS1182 family transposase: protein MQGEPDRQGEFLDVNSVVGHLLAEGSVFAFLAAHREQLFPAEMFADLFPSGRGRPSIPPATMASVIVLQTLQGLSDREAADAVTFDLRWKAACGFVLGNKGFHPSTLTYWRRRLAASDRPHRIFEVVREVITTTGVLAGKSRRALDSTIFDDAVARQDAITQVIAAIRRVAREVDGGAVVVEQRATRLAALTGGGYDRPGKPRIAWDDECAQQDLISALVEDGLAVLDGLDLEAIDKEPSNQAQAQAVALLALVTGQDVEPAPGSDGTDGRWRIAPRTAPDRVISTVDTDTRHAHKTRARQQDGFKGHIVNEPETGLVTAIEMTKAAGPDTSDGAVGARLLLSDPTVADDADDREVLGDSAYASGDMLATLARTRWNAVIKPKPHMPAVAGGFVIDDFTFDADANTLTCPNNLTRPVSAKGHVTYGAACHDCPLRARCTTAVRGRKIRFGEHHQLQREHRQHFSDKTIADTYRQHRPMVERTIAWLTRGNRRVPYRGIERNNNWLHHRAAAINLRRLITLGLTITNGTWTLATA from the coding sequence ATGCAGGGTGAGCCGGATCGTCAGGGTGAGTTTCTGGATGTGAACTCGGTCGTCGGGCATTTGCTGGCCGAGGGCAGTGTGTTCGCGTTTTTGGCTGCTCATCGCGAGCAGTTGTTTCCTGCGGAGATGTTCGCGGACCTGTTTCCCAGCGGCCGGGGCCGTCCGTCGATCCCGCCGGCCACGATGGCGTCGGTGATCGTGCTGCAAACGCTGCAGGGTTTGTCCGATCGCGAAGCCGCTGATGCGGTCACTTTTGATCTGCGGTGGAAAGCGGCGTGTGGATTCGTGTTGGGTAACAAAGGTTTTCATCCGTCGACTCTGACGTACTGGCGTCGGCGACTGGCAGCCAGCGACCGGCCGCACCGCATTTTCGAGGTGGTACGCGAGGTCATCACCACCACCGGGGTGCTCGCCGGTAAGAGTCGTCGAGCGCTGGATTCGACGATCTTCGATGACGCGGTGGCCCGCCAGGACGCCATCACCCAGGTGATCGCGGCGATCCGGCGGGTCGCCCGAGAGGTCGACGGTGGTGCGGTGGTGGTCGAGCAGCGCGCGACTCGTCTGGCCGCGTTGACCGGCGGCGGCTATGACCGGCCCGGCAAGCCGCGGATCGCCTGGGATGATGAGTGTGCTCAACAGGACCTGATCAGCGCCCTTGTCGAAGATGGGTTGGCCGTGCTCGACGGTCTGGACCTCGAGGCCATCGACAAGGAACCGAGTAACCAGGCCCAGGCGCAGGCGGTGGCATTGCTGGCATTGGTGACCGGCCAGGATGTGGAACCGGCACCAGGTTCTGATGGCACCGACGGACGCTGGCGCATCGCGCCCCGGACCGCCCCGGACCGGGTGATCTCCACCGTCGATACCGACACCCGCCACGCCCACAAAACCCGGGCACGCCAGCAGGACGGGTTCAAGGGCCACATCGTCAATGAACCGGAGACCGGGTTGGTCACCGCGATCGAGATGACCAAAGCCGCTGGTCCGGACACTTCCGACGGAGCAGTCGGGGCACGGTTGTTGCTGAGCGATCCGACCGTCGCCGACGACGCCGACGATCGTGAGGTGCTGGGTGATTCAGCGTATGCCTCCGGTGACATGCTGGCCACGCTGGCGCGGACACGATGGAACGCGGTGATCAAACCCAAGCCACACATGCCGGCGGTTGCTGGTGGTTTCGTCATCGACGATTTCACCTTCGACGCCGACGCGAACACATTGACCTGCCCCAACAACCTGACCCGACCGGTCAGCGCGAAAGGCCACGTCACCTACGGTGCGGCCTGCCACGACTGCCCACTTCGGGCACGGTGCACCACCGCGGTTCGTGGACGCAAAATCAGATTCGGCGAACACCACCAACTCCAGCGCGAACACCGACAACACTTCTCTGACAAGACTATTGCCGACACCTACCGCCAGCATCGACCCATGGTCGAACGGACGATTGCCTGGCTCACCCGCGGTAACCGGCGGGTGCCCTACCGTGGAATCGAACGCAACAACAACTGGCTGCACCACCGCGCCGCCGCGATCAACCTACGCCGCCTGATCACCCTCGGACTGACTATCACCAACGGCACCTGGACACTGGCCACCGCCTGA